A window of the Hordeum vulgare subsp. vulgare chromosome 5H, MorexV3_pseudomolecules_assembly, whole genome shotgun sequence genome harbors these coding sequences:
- the LOC123395412 gene encoding uncharacterized protein LOC123395412, with the protein MAAATTDSGSGDHFASACGVSVGSACSTPFVSAPSSPARDPSFHAAAGYCFSAPASPARGPGDCEYDLDFDFSSQFPSPSAAAMSSADELFHNGQIRPMRLSSLLLRPQALPPTADRPNGDRKPPLQATSPLDERGRFRNRSVHRRSRSASPFRAHWMSPLSSPAAAKEFVRTPTSASRSSSSSSSGSSSASKSCGRWRFLKKLIHPNRSDGSKHQRPLSPACPKTNSSLATPNKNPTPAAGKRGRRSSAHERLYEARRAEAEDMRRRTFLPYRQALLLGCLGFGSPGYSAMHGFAAATTAKSMS; encoded by the coding sequence ATGGCCGCCGCCACGACCGACAGTGGCTCCGGCGATCACTTCGCCAGCGCTTGCGGCGTGAGCGTTGGCAGCGCGTGCTCCACCCCCTTCGTCAGCGCACCGTCCAGCCCTGCCCGCGACCCGTCGTTCCACGCCGCCGCCGGCTACTGCTTCAGCGCGCCGGCGAGCCCCGCACGAGGCCCCGGTGACTGCGAGTACGATTTAGACTTCGACTTCTCCTCGCAGTTTCCGTCCCCGTCCGCCGCCGCGATGTCCTCGGCCGACGAGCTCTTCCACAACGGCCAGATCCGCCCAATGCGGCTCTCCTCGTTGCTCCTCCGTCCGCAGGCGCTCCCGCCCACCGCCGACCGCCCCAACGGTGACCGGAAGCCGCCGCTGCAAGCAACGTCTCCATTGGACGAGCGCGGCCGTTTCCGGAACCGGTCGGTGCACCGGAGGTCCCGCTCAGCCTCACCATTCCGGGCACACTGGATGTCACCGTTATCTTCGCCGGCCGCGGCGAAAGAATTTGTACGGACGCCGACATCAGCGTCacggtcgtcgtcctcgtcatcgtccggGTCCTCGTCGGCCTCAAAAAGTTGCGGCCGGTGGCGGTTCTTGAAGAAGCTCATCCATCCGAACAGGTCCGATGGCTCCAAGCACCAGCGTCCACTATCGCCAGCGTGCCCCAAGACGAACTCCTcgctggcaactcccaacaagaaCCCCACACCGGCGGCGGGTAAGCGCGGGAGGAGGAGCTCGGCGCATGAGCGGCTCTACGAGGCGAGGCGGGCAGAGGCGGAGGATATGCGGCGGCGCACGTTCCTGCCGTACCGGCAGGCGCTGCTTCTCGGTTGCCTCGGGTTTGGTTCCCCCGGTTATAGCGCCATGCACGgcttcgccgccgccaccaccgccaaGTCCATGTCTTGA